The Rhododendron vialii isolate Sample 1 chromosome 5a, ASM3025357v1 genome contains a region encoding:
- the LOC131325575 gene encoding acetylserotonin O-methyltransferase-like has product MEGEANREEEEEAQAHVDIWKYVFGFVDMAVVKCAIQLGIPDALEAHGGPAKLSDLSSALGCSPSTLHRVMRFLVHRKIFKEAPAGYLQTPLSRLLLKNGEKSLAALLLLESSPVMLAPWHCLSARVLANGSPAFESAHGEDIWSYAEENPGHSKLINDAMACDARVAMPAIVEGCPEVFDGVESVVDVGGGDGTALRLLVEAFPWIRGINFDLPHVVSVALDCVGVEHVGGDMFASVPKADAAYLMWVLHDWDDDECIQILRKCREAIPKDKGKVIIVEAVVEEDNNDKLEYVRLMLDMVMMAHTKKGKERTSKEWAYVLSESGFSRHTIKSIKAVQSVIEAYP; this is encoded by the exons atgGAAGGAGAAGCAaatagagaggaagaagaagaagcccaGGCCCATGTGGACATATGGAAGTACGTTTTCGGATTTGTAGATATGGCTGTGGTAAAATGTGCTATTCAGCTCGGCATACCTGATGCCCTGGAAGCCCATGGCGGCCCCGCGAAACTCTCCGATCTTTCCTCCGCCCTTGGGTGCTCCCCCTCCACCCTCCACCGCGTCATGAGGTTCTTAGTCCACCGTAAAATCTTCAAAGAAGCTCCCGCCGGATACCTCCAAACGCCACTATCCCGCCTTCTCCTGAAAAACGGCGAAAAAAGCCTGGCTGCTTTATTGTTGCTTGAGAGCAGTCCGGTGATGCTTGCACCGTGGCACTGTTTAAGTGCTCGTGTCCTGGCCAACGGGAGTCCAGCATTCGAGTCCGCCCATGGTGAAGACATATGGAGTTATGCTGAGGAGAATCCTGGCCACAGCAAGCTCATCAACGACGCAATGGCTTGCGATGCTAGGGTTGCTATGCCGGCCATAGTAGAAGGGTGTCCGGAGGTGTTCGACGGGGTGGAGTCCGTGGTTGATGTAGGCGGAGGAGACGGGACAGCTCTCCGATTGTTGGTCGAGGCGTTCCCTTGGATTCGAGGGATAAATTTCGATCTGCCTCATGTGGTGTCTGTGGCACTGGACTGTGTCGGGGTCGAGCATGTGGGCGGTGACATGTTTGCTAGTGTTCCGAAGGCGGATGCGGCATACCTCATG TGGGTTTTGCATGACTGGGACGATGATGAGTGCATCCAAATCCTGAGAAAGTGCAGAGAGGCTATCCCGAAGGACAAAGGAAAGGTGATCATAGTAGAAGCCGTGGTTGAAGAGGACAACAACGATAAGCTGGAGTATGTGAGGCTGATGTTGGACATGGTGATGATGGCGCACAcaaagaaagggaaagagagaacTTCAAAGGAGTGGGCGTACGTTCTGAGCGAATCTGGTTTCAGCCGACACACGATAAAGAGCATCAAAGCTGTTCAATCGGTGATTGAGGCCTACCCTTAA
- the LOC131325574 gene encoding acetylserotonin O-methyltransferase-like: protein MEGEANREQEEEAQAHVDIWKYVFGFVDMAVVKCAIQLGIPDALEAHGGPAALHDLSSALGCSPSALHRVMRFLVHRKIFKEAPAGYLQTPLSRLLLKNSEKSMDAIVLLESSPVMLAPWHCLSDRVLANGSPAFESAHGEDIWSYAEENPGHSKLINDAMACNARVAVPAIVEGCPEVFDGVESVVDVGGGDGTALRLLVGAFPWIRGINFDLPHVVSVALDCVGVEHVGGDMFASVPKADAAYIMCVLHDWDDDECIQILRKCREAIPKDKGKVIIVEAVVEEDNNDKLEYVRLMMDMVMMAHTNKGKERTSKEWAYVLSESGFSRHTIKNIKAVQSVIEAYP from the exons atgGAAGGAGAAGCaaatagagagcaagaagaagaagcccAGGCCCATGTGGATATATGGAAGTACGTTTTCGGGTTTGTAGATATGGCTGTGGTAAAATGTGCTATTCAGCTCGGCATACCTGATGCCCTGGAAGCCCATGGCGGCCCCGCGGCACTCCACGATCTTTCCTCCGCCCTCGGGTGCTCCCCTTCTGCCCTCCACCGCGTCATGAGGTTCCTAGTCCACCGTAAAATCTTCAAAGAAGCTCCCGCCGGATACCTCCAAACGCCACTATCCCGCCTTCTCCTGAAAAACAGCGAAAAAAGCATGGATGCTATAGTGTTGCTCGAGAGCTCTCCGGTGATGCTCGCACCCTGGCACTGTTTAAGCGATCGTGTCCTGGCCAACGGGAGTCCAGCATTCGAGTCCGCCCACGGGGAGGACATATGGAGTTATGCTGAGGAGAATCCTGGCCACAGCAAGCTCATCAACGACGCAATGGCTTGCAACGCCAGGGTGGCTGTGCCGGCGATAGTAGAAGGGTGTCCGGAGGTGTTCGATGGGGTGGAGTCCGTGGTGGATGTAGGCGGAGGAGACGGGACGGCTCTCCGGTTGTTGGTCGGGGCGTTTCCTTGGATTCGAGGGATAAATTTCGATCTGCCTCATGTGGTGTCTGTGGCACTGGACTGTGTTGGTGTTGAGCACGTGGGCGGTGACATGTTTGCTAGTGTTCCGAAGGCGGATGCGGCATACATCATG TGTGTTTTGCACGACTGGGACGATGACGAGTGCATCCAAATCCTGAGAAAGTGCAGAGAGGCTATCCCGAAGGACAAAGGGAAGGTGATCATAGTAGAAGCTGTGGTTGAAGAAGACAACAACGATAAGCTGGAGTATGTGAGGCTGATGATGGACATGGTGATGATGGCGCACACAAACAAAGGGAAAGAGAGGACTTCAAAGGAGTGGGCATACGTTCTGAGCGAATCTGGTTTCAGTCGACACACGATAAAAAATATCAAAGCTGTTCAATCGGTGATTGAGGCTTACCCTTAA
- the LOC131325576 gene encoding acetylserotonin O-methyltransferase-like — protein MEKGTIREDEEAQAHVDIWKYVFGFVDMAVVKCAIQLGIPDALEAHGGPATLSDLSSALGCSPSALHRIMRFLVFRNILKEGPAGYLQTPLSRLLMKNNDKSMADFVLFEASPAMLAPWHALSAHARANGAPAFELAHGEDIWKFAAEHPADRNLIDRAMACDARVAVPAIIEGCPELFDGLESVVDVGGGTGTVLRMLLKAFPGVRRGINFDLPAVVSAAPDCAGIERVGGDMFASVPKADAAYIMWVLHNWDDDECIQILSNCRKAIPKDKGKLIIIEAVIEEDPNNKLEFVKLMLDMAMMVHTNTGKERTAKEWAYILTQAGFSRHTIKPIKAVQSVIEAYP, from the exons atggaaaaAGGAACAATTAGAGAGGATGAAGAAGCCCAGGCCCATGTGGACATATGGAAATACGTATTCGGGTTTGTGGATATGGCTGTGGTAAAATGTGCTATTCAGCTCGGCATACCCGATGCCCTGGAAGCCCATGGCGGCCCCGCGACGCTCTCTGACCTTTCCTCCGCCCTCGGGTGCTCCCCCTCCGCCCTCCACCGCATCATGAGGTTCCTGGTCTTCCGTAACATCCTCAAAGAAGGTCCCGCCGGATACCTCCAGACGCCACTGTCGCGCCTCCTCATGAAGAACAACGACAAGAGCATGGCGGATTTCGTGCTGTTCGAGGCCAGCCCGGCGATGCTCGCGCCCTGGCACGCCTTAAGTGCCCATGCTCGAGCCAACGGGGCCCCGGCATTTGAGTTGGCTCACGGTGAAGACATCTGGAAGTTTGCCGCGGAGCATCCTGCCGACCGCAATCTCATCGATCGGGCGATGGCCTGCGATGCCAGGGTGGCCGTGCCGGCAATAATCGAAGGGTGTCCGGAGCTGTTCGATGGGCTGGAGTCGGTGGTGGACGTGGGCGGAGGAACCGGGACTGTTCTCCGGATGTTGCTCAAGGCGTTTCCGGGAGTTCGTCGGGGCATAAATTTCGATCTTCCGGCTGTGGTGTCTGCTGCGCCGGACTGCGCCGGGATTGAGCGTGTGGGCGGCGACATGTTTGCTAGTGTTCCGAAGGCTGATGCTGCATACATTATG TGGGTTTTGCACAACTGGGACGACGATGAGTGCATCCAAATCTTGAGCAACTGCAGGAAGGCTATTCCCAAAGACAAAGGGAAACTGATCATAATAGAAGCTGTGATTGAAGAAGACCCTAACAACAAGCTCGAGTTTGTGAAGTTGATGTTGGACATGGCCATGATGGTGCACACAAACACGGGAAAAGAGAGGACTGCAAAGGAATGGGCATACATTCTGACCCAGGCTGGATTCAGTCGTCACACTATAAAGCCAATCAAAGCTGTTCAATCGGTTATTGAGGCTTACCCTTAA